Part of the Bacillus cabrialesii genome is shown below.
ACAGATCTTTTATTTAATTTTTGATACCCACTCTGCCATATCATCCAGTTTATCGGCAGGAACAAGACCAGCAGGCATTCCATTACCGCCTTGTTCAATCTTTGTTTTAATTTCAGCGACATCTTTCTTATCCCCTACACCTTTTAAGCTCGGACCGGAAACACCTTCATAATTTTCACCGTGGCACGTGATGCAGTTTGCCTTGTAAATATCCTCCGGTGAAGCGTTTGCATCTTCCTTTTCAGCAGATTTGCTTTCTCCGCCGCTTGCAATCTCCCGGGAGTCATCAAGCCCCTTTACTGATAAAAAGAAAGTCAGACCAATTCCTAAAACAGCGATCAATAAAAATGGAATAAGCGGGTTCCATTTCATTTCCCTTCCCCCTTTTTGATCCTTACCCCTATGTAAACACTTCTAATTCTAACTTATTTTAACAAAAAGTAAATGGATTGCTGCACAAAAGTTTTTTATTCACACTTTATACAAAATTCAATAGAAACATGCCTATTTCTCTGATATCCTTTTTATTCTATTGTATAATGTATTGTATACGCTTACAATAGAAAATATGGAATCATCTTTTGAATTTTTTTACCGTAATGTTCATTTGCAAATGACATCATTTTTCAGTAAAATAAAGGCATATTATCCATATATCTTATTAAAAAAAGAAGAACGGATCTGCAAGACCCGTTCCATCTTATTCGAGGAAATCTTTCAAACGTTTACTTCTGCTAGGATGTCTTAGTTTCCGCAACGCTTTAGCTTCGATTTGTCGAATACGCTCTCTCGTTACTCCAAATACCTTGCCGACCTCTTCTAATGTTCTTGTACGGCCGTCATCAAGACCGAATCGAAGACGCAATACATTTTCTTCACGATCAGTTAACGTATCAAGTACATCTTCCAGCTGCTCTTTTAATAGCTCATATGCGGCGTGGTCTGAAGGTGAAGTGGCTTCTTGGTCTTCAATGAAATCACCAAGATGCGAGTCATCCTCTTCACCAATCGGTGTTTCCAGCGATACCGGCTCTTGGGCAATTTTTAAGATTTCGCGTACTTTTTCAGGTGTTAAATCCATATCTTCCGCAATTTCTTCAGGTGTTGGTTCTCTGCCTAAATCTTGCAGTAATTGACGCTGCACACGGATTAATTTATTAATGGTTTCAACCATATGAACGGGAATCCGGATCGTTCTCGCCTGATCGGCAATGGCGCGAGTAATCGCCTGTCTGATCCACCACGTAGCATACGTACTGAATTTATAACCTTTACGGTAATCAAATTTTTCAACGGCTTTCATCAGACCCATGTTTCCTTCCTGGATCAGGTCAAGGAACAGCATTCCGCGTCCGACATACCGTTTTGCGATACTGACAACAAGCCGCAGGTTCGCTTCAGCCAATCTGCGTTTAGATTCTTCGTCACCTTCTTCAATCTTTTGAGCGTAGGCGATTTCTTCTTTTGCAGAAAGAAGGTTAACCCGGCCGATTTCCTTTAGATACATGCGAACTGGGTCATTGATTTTGACACCAGGCGGTACACTTAGGTCATTAAGGTCAAATTCTTCTTCGGCTTTGGCAAGCTGCTGAATATTAGGATCTTCTGTTTCTTCATTCTCACTAATTAATTCAACACCTTGTTCACCTAAAAATTCATAATACTCATCCATTTGGTCTGATTCAATTTCAAAGCTGGACATACGCTCGGCAATTTCTTCATATGTCAGAACGCCACGTTTTTTACCAGACTCTGTTAATTGCTCTTTTACTTGGTCGAATGTTAATTCTGTCTCGTGGGTTTGTTTATCAGCCATTATGGATCCCTCCTTCCAAAGCTTGCAACGAATTCTATAAGCGGTATGATTCTTATTCGGTCCATTCAGGCGTTTTCTATGTGAACTGCCTTTAACAATGTGCGAATAATGAAATGACAATTCATGATGAGGTCAAGCGATCTATTTGCTCCTCCGCAAGGAATCATTGCCAATACATGCTTCTCATCAGTTTTCCGGTTATTTTAAAGATCGGTTCAATGTAACGATTTCTTGAGCCAGAGAAGCGGCTCTTAAAAAATCTTTTTGTCTTTCGGCTTCGGCTCTTTCCGCCTCTTTTTCTTTTATCATTGACCAATTTCTTTGATTCAACACTTTTTTTACATAATCTGATAACTCGGCTTCGCTGAGCTCTTGATTAATTTGAAGCATTAATATATCAGACAAGAGCTGGCTTATATGATCATCCGTCACCCTAGCCATCAGATGCTGAGGCGTAAGCTCGGCTCCCTCCTCATAAAAAGCGTAAAGATAGGCGGCTAGTGCACGGTGCTCATCAATATTAAATTGAAAGCCTACCCGGTCAATCACTTTTTTGATGACGCTACGATCACGAAGCATGTGGGCGAGCAACAGCCTTTCTGCATTTTCATACGCCGGACGGAGACGTTTTTGCCTTGCTTTTGTCGTCAGATGCGCTCGCCGCGTTTTCGTTTCACCGCCACTGTCAGCAGGTTTGTTTTGCTTGCTGAAAACAGACAGCTGCTCAGTTAAAGACTCCTGAGAAAGCGAAAACTCTGAAGCAAGCTGTTTTACATAGACTTCCTGCTCAAGAGACCCTGAAAGCGTGCTGATTTCTTTCAGTACGTCTTTAATGTAAGCTAAGCGATCGCCTTCGTCGGACAGGTTCTTTCCTTTTCGGAAATATTGCATTTTAAACGCCATTACAGTAACACTGGCGTCGATAATGTCGTTTTTAAATTTTTCCCCGCCGAATTTTTTGATGTAATCGTCAGGGTCCAATCCGTCAGGAATCATTGCAACTCTGACTTTACAGCCTTTATTTTGCAGAAGCTCAGAAGCTTTTAAGGTGGCTTCATAACCGGCTTTATCAGAGTCATAGCAAAGAATGATTTCTTCGACATTTCTTCTCAGGATTTTGACATGATCATCTGTCAGAGATGTTCCCATCGTGGCTATGCTTTCTTTTACACCCGAGCTTACGGCCGATATGACATCGGCAAATCCTTCAAATAAGACTGCTCTTTCCTGCTTTCTGATATGAAGGCGGGCCTTATAAAAATTGTAAAGCAGTTTGCTTTTATGAAAGAGCGGCGTTTCAGGACTGTTCATATACTTAGGCTGCTGACTGCCAAGAGCCCTGCCTGAGAAAGCAACAACCGCCCCGTGGTGATCATGGATCGGAAACATGACGCGGTTTCTGAAACGGTCAAAATATCCGCTCCCGTCTTCCCTTCTGATCAGGAGACCCGCTTTTTCCATTTGCGCCTCACTAAAGCCCCTCTTCACGAGAAATTTCGTAATGAAGTCCCAAGAGTCAAGAGCATAGCCGATCTGAAATTCATCAATCAGCTCTTTCGTAAAGCCCCTGGAAAGCAGATAGTCCAGCGCTTCTTGACCTTCTTTTGTATTTATTAACAAATGATGGTAAAATTTCTTCAGGAGCTCATGAGCCTCAGCCATTTTTTGATCTCCAGAAGATTCTGGCCGGGCTCCGGAATGGACTGTTATATCATCTGGAAAATCAATTTGGTATTTGTCAGCAAGGTGAGAAACCGACTCGGCAAATGAATAGCCTTCCATCTGTCTTAAAAAAGAGAAAACATTGCCGCCCGCTCCGCAGCCAAAGCAATGAAAAATCTGTTTGTCGGGCGATACGGAAAACGAAGGTGTGCTTTCTCCATGAAAAGGACAGAGTCCAAAGTAGTTTCGGCCTTGCTTCTTTAATTGAACATAATCACCTATGACTTCAACGATATCTGCCGACTTTTGCACCTGATCCACAATTTCATCTGGTATCCGATTTCCCATCTTATAACACTCCGTCGTACATTATTCGATGTATTAGTGCAAAATCCCTTCATCGTTCGACAGGATTTTTTGCAGCAGTGTAATAAATCGTTCTCGATCTTCTTTATTCAATTTTTTAGGCCCTTTGGCGTATATGCCTTTTCTCCTTTGTTTACCGGAAAAATGACGGCTCTCGAGAGCAAAATCAATCGTGTCTTCATTATAGAGACGCCCTCTTTCCGACATGACGGAGACATTTCTGTTCAACAGCAGGGATGCTAATCCGATGTCCTGCGTCACAACAATATCTCCCGGTTTCACGTGATTTGCAATATATAAATCAGCAGCTTCTTTATGAGGATCAACATACTTCCATTTTTCTTCCTTGCTTCTGGAAAGCTGAAAATGTTCAAATGAAGCGACAAAAAGAACTGAAACTTCATACTCGGATGCTGTTTGTAAAATTTCATCTTTTACCGGACAAGCATCAGCATCGACAAAAATCGTCTTTTCTTGTTCGTTAAGAAGAGTAATTCTCCATCCCTCCATTAAACTCCTGCATAAAAGCAAGCAAAATCGCACATCCTTTATCATTGCGGATGTATATGAATTTGTCGAAAAATTTCCGGGAGAAATTCTTGACATCTTACCCATAATAGTTTATTCGTATCACACGAACCTTAAACCTAAAATTAATCATTTTATCACAATTTTTTATTATAATACAAACTTCACAAAGATGCTATTGTTTTTCATTATTCCCTTTTGGCATAGCCAAAAACCCAGGATAGAGCATCCTGAGTTACATGTTTTTTGTTTTAAGATGATGGATAATATTCGCTGTTTCTTCAACCGCTTTATTTGAAACATCAACGACCTGGCACCCGATCCGGTCCACAATTTTTTCGAAATATTCCAGTTCCTCTTTGATTCTGTTGATATTTGCATAGATCGCTTTGTCATTAAGCCCAAGTGATTTTAGCCGTTCTTTTCTGATATGATTCAGTTTATCCGGACTGATCTTTAAGCCGATGCATTTTTTCGGATCAACGTTAAAGAGTTCTTCCGGCGGATCAACCTCCGGTACTATCGGAACATTGGCAACCTTCAGGCGCTTGTGGGCGAGATATTGAGACAGCGGTGTTTTAGACGTTCTCGAGACGCCGATCAAAACGATATCAGCTTTTAAAATCCCTCTCGGATCACGTCCATCATCGTATTTCACTGCAAACTCGATGGCCTCCACTTTTTTGAAATAGTCTTCATCAAGCTGGCGCACCCGCCCAGGTTCGTATTTCGCTGTTAAACCGTAGGCGGTTTCCATTTTATCGATTAACGGGCCGATAATATCATAATATAAAACATTTGCTTTATCCGCTTCGGCAATCAAATATTCCCTGATTTCCGGCACCACGAGTGTAAAACAAATAATGCCGCCGTCTGCCTTTGCAAGTGAAATCACTTCATTGATAGTGCCTATATCTTCAACATAAGGTATTCTTCTTACATGTGTATCATCCGCTGATCCGTTAAATTGGCTGAGCGCTGCTTTCACTACCAATTCAGCCGTTTCGCCGACGGAATCCGATACAACATAGATGATGCGGTTACTCATATTATCCCCCCGTTAGTTTGCGATCTTATAGGATTTCATTTTCAGATAAACTGACAAGTATTTTTGTCATATTCGTTTTTGTCACTCTGCCGATTACTTCAAAGCCTTTATCGGTATCTTTGATGACAGGCAGTGCATCAATTTGTTTTTCTATCAAGTGCTTTGCAATGTCCATCACATAATCCTCGCGTCTGCACACCGTAATGTTCGGCATCCTTGTCATGATGATGTGAACAGGGACTGATGTAAGCTCCTGCTGGCCAATGCTCGCTCTGAGCAAGTCTTTTCGTGATAGCACCCCGACTAAAACAGCATCTCGGTCCACCACAAACAGAGTACCTACATCTTCTAAAAACATGGTGCAAATCGCATCATACACAGAAACGTTTTCGTGAATAACAACGGGGATAGATTGAAAGTCTTTCACCTGAAGCTTTTTGAGTTTATCTGCCAAAAGCTGGGTTCCGGTTTTCCCAGTGTAGAAATAACCGACTCTCGGGCGCGCCTCGAGGAATCCTGACATGGTGAGTATGGCTAAATCCGGACGCAACGTTGCCCTGGTTAGGTTCAGCTTTTCTGCAATATGCTCCCCAGTAATCGGCCCGTTTTCTTTTACAATCTGCAAAATATGTTCTTGCCGTTTATTTAGTTCGATCGTACTCACCACCTTTTCACTTCATATCTATGTAAAGAAATAATAATCCATATTATATCGTAAATATCTTGCAATCAAACAAAAAAACTTATAAATGGGGAAAAGACGATTACCGATCACACAGCAACCGCCTTTTCTCTCTTTATTTTACAATAAGGGCATTCATATTCGCAAAGGACTTGATCTCATCCGCCAAGCTTACCATTTGCGCCAAACGGTTTGCCTTTAAAATCTCATTATCTGCTATAACCATTGTGTGATCGAAGTAAGCAT
Proteins encoded:
- the cccA gene encoding cytochrome c550: MKWNPLIPFLLIAVLGIGLTFFLSVKGLDDSREIASGGESKSAEKEDANASPEDIYKANCITCHGENYEGVSGPSLKGVGDKKDVAEIKTKIEQGGNGMPAGLVPADKLDDMAEWVSKIK
- the dnaG gene encoding DNA primase yields the protein MGNRIPDEIVDQVQKSADIVEVIGDYVQLKKQGRNYFGLCPFHGESTPSFSVSPDKQIFHCFGCGAGGNVFSFLRQMEGYSFAESVSHLADKYQIDFPDDITVHSGARPESSGDQKMAEAHELLKKFYHHLLINTKEGQEALDYLLSRGFTKELIDEFQIGYALDSWDFITKFLVKRGFSEAQMEKAGLLIRREDGSGYFDRFRNRVMFPIHDHHGAVVAFSGRALGSQQPKYMNSPETPLFHKSKLLYNFYKARLHIRKQERAVLFEGFADVISAVSSGVKESIATMGTSLTDDHVKILRRNVEEIILCYDSDKAGYEATLKASELLQNKGCKVRVAMIPDGLDPDDYIKKFGGEKFKNDIIDASVTVMAFKMQYFRKGKNLSDEGDRLAYIKDVLKEISTLSGSLEQEVYVKQLASEFSLSQESLTEQLSVFSKQNKPADSGGETKTRRAHLTTKARQKRLRPAYENAERLLLAHMLRDRSVIKKVIDRVGFQFNIDEHRALAAYLYAFYEEGAELTPQHLMARVTDDHISQLLSDILMLQINQELSEAELSDYVKKVLNQRNWSMIKEKEAERAEAERQKDFLRAASLAQEIVTLNRSLK
- the ccpN gene encoding transcriptional regulator CcpN, with the translated sequence MSTIELNKRQEHILQIVKENGPITGEHIAEKLNLTRATLRPDLAILTMSGFLEARPRVGYFYTGKTGTQLLADKLKKLQVKDFQSIPVVIHENVSVYDAICTMFLEDVGTLFVVDRDAVLVGVLSRKDLLRASIGQQELTSVPVHIIMTRMPNITVCRREDYVMDIAKHLIEKQIDALPVIKDTDKGFEVIGRVTKTNMTKILVSLSENEIL
- a CDS encoding YaiI/YqxD family protein — encoded protein: MEGWRITLLNEQEKTIFVDADACPVKDEILQTASEYEVSVLFVASFEHFQLSRSKEEKWKYVDPHKEAADLYIANHVKPGDIVVTQDIGLASLLLNRNVSVMSERGRLYNEDTIDFALESRHFSGKQRRKGIYAKGPKKLNKEDRERFITLLQKILSNDEGILH
- the rpoD gene encoding RNA polymerase sigma factor RpoD; protein product: MADKQTHETELTFDQVKEQLTESGKKRGVLTYEEIAERMSSFEIESDQMDEYYEFLGEQGVELISENEETEDPNIQQLAKAEEEFDLNDLSVPPGVKINDPVRMYLKEIGRVNLLSAKEEIAYAQKIEEGDEESKRRLAEANLRLVVSIAKRYVGRGMLFLDLIQEGNMGLMKAVEKFDYRKGYKFSTYATWWIRQAITRAIADQARTIRIPVHMVETINKLIRVQRQLLQDLGREPTPEEIAEDMDLTPEKVREILKIAQEPVSLETPIGEEDDSHLGDFIEDQEATSPSDHAAYELLKEQLEDVLDTLTDREENVLRLRFGLDDGRTRTLEEVGKVFGVTRERIRQIEAKALRKLRHPSRSKRLKDFLE
- a CDS encoding pyruvate, water dikinase regulatory protein, with protein sequence MSNRIIYVVSDSVGETAELVVKAALSQFNGSADDTHVRRIPYVEDIGTINEVISLAKADGGIICFTLVVPEIREYLIAEADKANVLYYDIIGPLIDKMETAYGLTAKYEPGRVRQLDEDYFKKVEAIEFAVKYDDGRDPRGILKADIVLIGVSRTSKTPLSQYLAHKRLKVANVPIVPEVDPPEELFNVDPKKCIGLKISPDKLNHIRKERLKSLGLNDKAIYANINRIKEELEYFEKIVDRIGCQVVDVSNKAVEETANIIHHLKTKNM